In Sphingobacterium thalpophilum, a genomic segment contains:
- a CDS encoding DUF3606 domain-containing protein codes for MTDNKSKKGKSDRNKVSGSENYEIQYFKEKMGVSSQAVTGAIRATGSNDRKVLTDYLKKRHGK; via the coding sequence ATGACAGACAACAAATCAAAAAAAGGAAAATCCGACAGAAATAAAGTAAGCGGATCAGAGAATTACGAAATCCAATATTTTAAGGAAAAAATGGGTGTGAGTTCCCAGGCAGTTACAGGAGCTATACGTGCTACCGGATCAAACGATAGAAAAGTGCTAACAGATTATTTGAAGAAGCGTCACGGAAAGTAA
- a CDS encoding Crp/Fnr family transcriptional regulator: protein MVIDENLLIKYGAIFHHYAAKETIFSRDASPTAYLQISKGTVELNNYHEDGKEFTLNILSAGQSIGESLLFGGNHYPMNAVAKDECSILYLPKTQFLQLLDENKSIVFRLLGYLSDRLFYKYTMLFGNSANEPIPKILALLDYYKRSASVEGQFSYSFPLTRQQIANLTGLRVETVIRTVKKMNEERLILVKDRKIFY from the coding sequence TTTACTAATTAAATACGGTGCTATTTTTCACCATTACGCTGCAAAAGAAACAATTTTTAGCCGTGATGCTAGCCCCACGGCATATCTGCAGATCAGTAAAGGAACTGTAGAGCTCAATAACTATCATGAAGATGGAAAGGAATTTACCTTAAATATTCTATCAGCAGGTCAAAGTATCGGTGAATCACTTCTGTTTGGAGGGAATCATTATCCAATGAACGCTGTAGCAAAAGATGAATGTTCCATACTGTATTTACCAAAAACACAATTTTTACAGCTTCTGGATGAAAATAAAAGTATTGTATTCAGACTTTTAGGGTATCTATCAGATAGATTGTTTTATAAATACACCATGCTTTTTGGTAACTCAGCAAACGAACCGATCCCTAAAATACTGGCTCTTCTGGATTATTATAAAAGATCTGCGTCTGTGGAAGGACAGTTTTCATACTCTTTTCCCTTGACAAGACAGCAAATTGCAAATTTGACGGGACTGCGTGTAGAAACTGTAATCCGTACCGTTAAAAAAATGAATGAAGAAAGACTAATACTTGTTAAGGATAGAAAGATCTTTTATTAA